The Phycisphaerales bacterium DNA window GTGATGTGCCCGACGATCGTCAGGCCGTCGCCGCTCACGGCGTACGACGCGCCGTTCAGCTCGAACGCGTGCGAGACGTTGTCGACCCAGCGCGTCGCGAAGGTCTGGAAGTTGATCAGCAGGCCGCCGGCGACCACCGTGCCGTCGGCGTTCACGGCCCGGGCCGTGCCGCCGGTGTCACCGCCGCCCAGCACCACCGTTCCGCCCGCGGGTGTCCAGATGTACGGCTTGGTGGGCGAGTTGAGCGAGTGGCCCACGATGGAGTTCCCGTCGCGGCTGATGCCCAGGGCAATCGACATGGTCGTCCCGGGCACCGTCGGCAGGCTCTCGATGCCCGCGGTGGTCCAGCGGTAGATGTTGGCCGGGCCCAGCCGCCCCGCGACCTTCGATCCGTCGCCGCTCACGGCGTAGCAGTACCCGCTGGGGTTCGGCTGCGTGCTGCTGCCCGGCAGAAGCTGGGAGCCGCCCGCAAGGGTCCAGATCATCGGGACAGGGTTGGAGACGAGCTCGGGGTTGGTGCCCGGGGCGCTGATGCCAACGACCATGCTGCCGTCGGCGCTCACGCCGAAGGCCGTGCTCTGGGTGTAGCCGGGCAGGACGGGGATCTCGGTGATCGAGGATTGAGCGAAGGCCCCCGCGGCGAGCAGCAGCGCGGCGACAGCAACAGAAACGCGGGCAGCGGTCTTCATGGCTCTAGCTCCCAGGGGTTCCCCACGAGGGGCCGCGCCAGTGTCCCCGAAGCGGGCCGCTGCCGCAAGGGCAAATAGGAGCGCCGCAGGGAGCATTCTGAGTCCCAGAACGGGGCCCGAATGCGGAGCATGCAGCCGCAGGCGAGGGAGGGGGGCAGCTGCGTTGACACATTGTGCCACTCCCGTACCATGCATCCATGGCCAAGCGAACGACGGCGAATGTATCCCTTACGCCCAAACTACAGGAGTTTGTCGACGGATTGGTTGCATCAGGGCGGTACCAGTCCACCAGTGAGGTCATTCGCGAAGCCTTGCGGCTCCTTGAGTATCGGGAGCGTCAATCGATTGCAAGCCTTGAAGACCTGAAGCGAGAGGTAGAGATCGGCCTTAAGGAGGCACGCGAAGGCAAACTCATCGATGGACCAACGGTTTTCCGCAAGGCGAGAGAGCGCATCCTGAAGCAGGCGAAAAAGCAGACCGGCCGCAGGCGGGCAGGATGAAGCCGTTCATCCTGACGCCCTCGGCAGAGCAGGACGTGTTTGGCATCGCTGACCACTTAGCGGCCCAGACGACAGACGCGGCCTTCATCGTTCTCACGAAAATGGAAGCGGCACTCTGGAGGCTGGGCGAGAACCCGCGCATCGGGCGTGAGCGACCTGACCTCTCGCCGAAGCGGGAACTGCGAAGTTGGCATGTGTTTGATTACCTGATTCTCTATCACCCGACGACACCCATCGAGGTAGTCCGAATCGTTCATGGGGCGCAGGACCTGCCTACGTTGCTGGAGCTTCCAAAGCGTTCGGCGAAGAAGCGGTCCTGATCACCAAGGCATCACCATGTTCTCCCCCATCCCCGAAATCCTCGAAGAGCTCAAGGCCGGCCGCATGGTCGTCCTCACCGACGACGAGAACCGTGAGAACGAGGGGGACCTCATCATCCCCGCCCAGTTCGTCACGCCCGAGGCGATCACGTTCATGCTCCAGAACGCCCTGGGGTACATGTGCCTCTCGCTCACCGAGGCAGACTGCGACCGCCTCAACCTCCACCCGCAGTCCGCGGTGAACACCACGGTGCGGGGCACGCCGTTTACTGTGTCGATCGACCTGCACCCCAAGCACGGCGGCACGACGGGGGTGTCCGCCAAGGAGCGGGCCAAGTGCATCCTGATGGCGATCGACCCGCGGTACGACGCGGAGGACTTCGTGCGGCCGGGCCACATCAACCCGCTGCGCTCGCGCGACGGGGGCGTGCTGGTGCGCACCGGGCAGACCGAGGGTTCGCTGGACCTCTGCCGGCTCGCGGGCCTCTACCCCGCGGCCGTGATCATCGAGATCATGAAGCCCGACGGCGAGATGGCCCGAGTGCCCGATCTCGCGCAGTTCTGCCAGAAGCACAACCTGAAGATGTGCTCGGTGGCACAGATCATCGAGTGGCGGCTGGAGCGCGAGTCGCTGGTGCGCCGTGTGCAGCCCTTCGAGGGACGGCCGCTCAAGACCGCGTACGGCACCTTCAACACGCTGCTGTTCCAAAGCGTCGTCGACCCGCTGCCGCACCTGGTGCTGACGTGCGGGGGCGTGGGGAAGCCCGCGCCCGGCACCAACGCGGCCCCGCGCAGCGACAAGCCCACGCTCGTCCGCATGCACCGCCGCCACCTGCTCGGCGATGTCTTCGGGGACCTGGAAGGCGGGGACGTGCCCAGCGGCGACACGCTGCGGGCATCCATGCAAGCGATCCAGGCTGAGGGGCACGGCGCGATCGTCTACCTGCGCACGAACAACCCCGCCGATGAGGCGGGGTCGGTCGAGGCGATCCTGCAATCGCTGGCACGACCGGGAGACCCGAACGTGCCCACGTTCTCCGGGCCGTCAGGGTCCACCGCCCACCCCCATCTCCTGCGCGAGTACGGGGTGGGCGGGCAGATCCTGCGGAACCTGGGCCTCAGCAGGCTGCGGCTGCTGACCAACAGCAACACCGAGCTGCCCGGCCTGGAGGCCTTCGGCCTGGAGATCACCGAGCGCGTGCCCGTGCACGTGCCCGCGCGATAGGCCTGGGAGAGAGCCGCTTAGCGGCGCTCGATCACCGTGGTGCTGCCGGGGCGGCGGTCGATGACCGTGGTTTCCGGGGTGTGATCGTGGATCACCGTGGGCCGGCGCTCGATCACCGTGGGCCGCTCGATCACGGTCGTGGGCCGTTCACGCTCGATGACGGTGGACCGCTCGGTGACCACGGGCCGCTCGACGACCGTGGTGCGGCGGCAACCAATCGGGGCGATGAACGCACCGGCGAGGATCAGCAGAAGAGTCGTTCTCATGGTCAAACTCCATCCATGGAGCGGGCACCATTGCCCGCCGCAACTAAGCTGGCGTGCCCGTCTGGG harbors:
- a CDS encoding type II toxin-antitoxin system ParD family antitoxin produces the protein MAKRTTANVSLTPKLQEFVDGLVASGRYQSTSEVIREALRLLEYRERQSIASLEDLKREVEIGLKEAREGKLIDGPTVFRKARERILKQAKKQTGRRRAG
- the ribB gene encoding 3,4-dihydroxy-2-butanone-4-phosphate synthase, giving the protein MFSPIPEILEELKAGRMVVLTDDENRENEGDLIIPAQFVTPEAITFMLQNALGYMCLSLTEADCDRLNLHPQSAVNTTVRGTPFTVSIDLHPKHGGTTGVSAKERAKCILMAIDPRYDAEDFVRPGHINPLRSRDGGVLVRTGQTEGSLDLCRLAGLYPAAVIIEIMKPDGEMARVPDLAQFCQKHNLKMCSVAQIIEWRLERESLVRRVQPFEGRPLKTAYGTFNTLLFQSVVDPLPHLVLTCGGVGKPAPGTNAAPRSDKPTLVRMHRRHLLGDVFGDLEGGDVPSGDTLRASMQAIQAEGHGAIVYLRTNNPADEAGSVEAILQSLARPGDPNVPTFSGPSGSTAHPHLLREYGVGGQILRNLGLSRLRLLTNSNTELPGLEAFGLEITERVPVHVPAR
- a CDS encoding type II toxin-antitoxin system RelE/ParE family toxin, with amino-acid sequence MKPFILTPSAEQDVFGIADHLAAQTTDAAFIVLTKMEAALWRLGENPRIGRERPDLSPKRELRSWHVFDYLILYHPTTPIEVVRIVHGAQDLPTLLELPKRSAKKRS